ggaaaaagaaaataaaaaagctagagATGCttgtaagaaaaaaagaaatgaagatGTTCGAGCGTTAGTTTCATTTGTACGAAAACGAGATAGGCGAGTTCAGGCTTATATAAAAGATCTTGAAAAGAAACAGGAAgagcaaaaaaacaatttattaaaaaaaatggaagagGATAAACGAAAtcgtaataaaatattaaatgattataaagaACAAGACTGGATGGCATTTGATGAGTCTAAGCTAGATGATATAGACTCACATTTTGATAATCATTTCGGAATGGCAAAACAAAGTAACTCTGAAGTCATCAATAGTACAGGTGAAGATGAGATTGAAGCATTCTATTGTATAGCTtgtgaaaaaacatttaaaagcgaAAAAGCGTTAAGTAACCATGAAAAGTCAAAGAAGCATAAAGAAAATGTACagcttataaaaaatgaaatggcTGATAGCTTAACTTCAGAAGAAAGTGAAGTAGATAATTTAACAAATGACATTCATAAAATGAATGTTAAAGATTCTGAGGAATGTGATGTTGATGGGGACTCTCCATATTTTCGATTAAATTCTCTAAGCTTACCAGcaaatgttgttaaattgaATGTTGTTGAGCGCAAACTTTCTCGAGAAAAGAATGGACCCAAACTTTCCCATGAAAATTCAGAATGTGAATCTGAAGTCCTTAAAAGTAATACTTCTGATCCGATTAAAAACCGACAAAGAAATATATCTGAAAATGACATTAATGATGATGATATTGACGAAATTGAATGGATTGCTAGAATGGCTTCATATACTggcaatagttttataaatcctatcaattttactgaaaaaaataaaaattttggtaCTGAAACCGATGCGGCAGCAAAAGCTTATCTTGGAATTAGTTCAATTACCGATTCTATTAAGATATCTAAAAGTCAAAGACAATCGAAATCTAACcgtaaaaaaaagagagaaaagcTACCAAATGAAAAAGATGGAGAAGATGGTAAACATGATAGCGTGTTTTTAGTAGAAGTGAATGGAGAAAATTTACTCGAAACAGAGGGTAATCCACATAATGATGGCTCGCTTAAGAGTCACTCGTTAGACTCACTACGGtataataaagacaaaataGAACATCGaggtaaaaataaacttttacaaaaaagtttatccGAAGAAGCTGAATCGCAGgtagtaaaacttaaaaataccgACTCAactaaaaaagacaaaaataaaaacggcGAAGACGATGAGGTTAATGACACTTTAAAATGCCaaacttgtaaaaaagatttccCTAcgagaaataaattatttaatcacATTAAAGAGGAAGGCCACgaacttttaaaagttaacgttaaacgtaaaaaaaataaaaggaaggAGTAGTGATTATAGttcttttagaataaaaatcttaactgttgcctttttttaaaatttgttcagCTTGTTTTACCAATGACGTAACCTTGATTTGTTATGACATTTTTTAGTTACTAGATTCGACTTGAAAGTCTTGCTGCGATATTTCCGCGtcgatttttcaaaaattataattgccgAAAAccagtataaaaaaatttattgtaatcttagATTACTTTTGAAAGTCCCCATTTGTCTTTATTGCctatgttttaactttaatttatgcgTAATATTGATGACAAAAAGGGACATCCATTAATTACGTACGTACATCCATTAACTACATACGTAAAACCACTGATTTATGATCCCTTTCCCCCGTTTTGTACGCATTTAACAACCCTTCCCCCTTATGCTACGTACATACTGTTTATTGCAAAATCACCCTTCATCCTTCTCTAACGcgtcaattttcaaaaaaaaaaattggattcgTCAAAATCTCGTAAATTTGGATTTGTCAAAAATcagatttttgtttatttctgaccatattataaattatgataaaacaactgctaaaaagttgttaattattttaattgatttattcaTGTTCTGTAAAGAAAATTTCGTCcacttttttattaagaacCCGCTTCCCCATGTATTAAGCACTCGAGAATACTCGCTGTTTTGAACTCCCATCCCTCCATTGTATGCTTTTGAGTAACCCTCTTATTCCCCACATCTGCGTACGCACTTTAtgtaagaaaaaactttatatgttaaaaaaaatctgtttaaagattattaaattaacACGTTTTTTGGACTTTTTAGGTTCTAACATGATCTAATGCCTGACTGCTTCACTGACACACTAGACTattgctctgtgataagaccgtaagagGGCTTTTGGGAGCACCTTAATAATTACacgcaaaaaagtttttttattacttcgtgtatggaaaaaaaaaagactgctccatgttttaaaaatttgaaaagggTTAAATGAAACTCCGAGACTCCAATAAAAGTTAGATAGAAATTCAGCCAACCTGAAAAGGTCAACAAAAAAACTCGCATTCACAAATTAACACAAGctatttaaagtttgaaaaaaataaaattatttttttgctaatcgAGTAAATcaggttaaaataaaatagttatgttTATCAAAGTTTATTCTTTTGCTGTTATTACtcacttaaaaaattgcaaaacaaaactttttgcaattttttttcaattaaattctaGACTTTTTCTGAATTACAGTCTCTTGCAAATTTTTAGAAtcagtttagtattttttaggGTAAATCCATAATTTATTGAGAATGACATACTTACGCAAATGACATACACAAagctaatatttaatttatgttatatactttcatgtgtatgtatataacataaattaaatctgaGCTTTGTCATTTTTAATGAACTATGGATTAacttaactcattttaaatttttgcaagagactgtaatatttttaatttatcataattttttttttttttttttaataattggctTCAAACTCTCAGAAGTAAAATTTGCTACTTGTAAAATTAAAACGTATCCTTGTATAACTTTTTAGGCCAGCCAAtgatcttttttcaaaacaatgttaaaaaaaggaaaacagtgagttataacattaaataaaatatgctaattgtTAACTTTGTTAGCTGACtaataaatatctataaattctcgtataaatttgatattgactattataaaatttattctaatatataatatatgcacCCTGAAACTTACGcgcaaagaaaaaagaaaagttatataCTGAAGTACCAATCGCTCTTGCAATAGCCAAATTACAAAGCAGTGAATTCCCATTCAACAAAGTTGCTCAATCATTCAGCATATTCAACATTACAATCAACATTAAATGTATTATTGACTGCCGAGCGTTCATTAACTTTTTCAGTATCTATGTctaattttttagttgaatattataataaaacacaccTTCCACTTAAAAACAATggatgaaaaacaaaataaaaaaaggcttCAAAACGTAACTTAGACTACGCAGAAGATGCAAGCATACCAAGTAAACAGGTACTTAAATGTAAAAAGCACATTTCCATGAATCATTGGTTCAAACTGAAAACATTTCGTGTCGATTGTGGATTTGTAACCAGATATGCCCTCCAAAAGGATATCAACAAGGCACTGAGTTTTTCTGCACTAAATAGTTTAGACTTGGCGGTTTCAATATTGAGTAATAGATAgatacatttttctttttattcgtTTTCGTATATGAATTGGTTTTGCCATTTTTACTGTTTTCTCATTGATTATAACGGTGACCGActtaagttgaaaaaatatataaatgtggtCAAAAATAGTATCttgtaaaattaatattaaaaaataaatattatataaaactccttttttttttacatctcatAGAAAACCAAagttttctataataatatgtctaattaaaaagttccattaaaaaatatgtttcctctcaaaaaacaaactaaacttTTTGAATGTTAACCGAAATTAGGTTAATTTACCTCAGTGCCATGGCTGCTGGGTTCGAGGCCCACCCTAAAACCTGTCATAAGGGccccaaaatcttaaaaaattttcattaggtattattaaagaaaaaataaaataaaataagctccTTACTTTAGCAATAGGGCCCCTAAATTTACAAATGAGCCCCTAAATTCCTTTGCTTCCCCCTTCCACCCCCAATTGGAGTGTAGGGGGTCTAGCCACTGCTCTAATTTACcctaactatttaatttaaataaaaacttcggATCTGATAGAAAATCTAAAGATTTTGCCAAGTTTAGAGAATATTGTGGAGGGGCACTGCTGAACTTTAAATATACTGCCTTACATTCTGCATTTTTGCCGAAAAAATGTAAGGCCAGTTATAGTTGTATGTACAATATGGTAAACAAATATTGTGTTGTTGGATGTCGATCAGTTATTCTGGGAAATTAATCAATGTAATTTCTTTTCCATTGTTTTCCAAATTTTCTATTCATGTATTTTCTTTTCCAAAAAGCAAAGATGTGCACTATACGACATAACATACGACATAATATACGACATGCCTGTCTTAAATCTGCTTCCACGCAATATTCTATCAATGTTCCGTAAAGTTGCAGAATATACTGGCAATTTGTTTACTGAAATTTGCTTATATTTTGCTTTGCTTATACTTGCATTATactttgaaattatatttttcgttATTTAAAGAggaataacaattttaatttaaaaactttttttttaacgaggGCGAGGGGGGGGGGAGTGTTATTTTGCATTCTTATATATCACTTTTATTCTTTATactattttcattcattttgataataataaaaatattactagtGTGTTTTATAGTATCACCACTACACCCAACCCATCCTCTTTATGAAAAGTATATGCATTTTTTGATGGTAAAGATGGTGATTTAGTTCCCCTTCAGCCCTATAAATTTGTCCAGTGttagaattcaaaaaaaatgaaccTATTtatacacctatcttttgataccaagttataaatatttagataagaattgacaaagttgaGACGGTTTAAGTCACGAAACttctataaattaattacagttttgttaagaaatcattttaataaatttttgttactataatgtttataaataccTACATTTTGACAATAAACTTATAAAGATGAGTAAACAAGGTAAAGGATTTCGTTTAAAACCTTTAAATCAGTTCCTACTAGTTATCCAGGTTCCATATAAACACCATTTTTTATTACCTACAATTTAACTATACTATAAAATCTCCTTAAACAAGGTCTTTCAAAAATATGAAtatcaatgatttttaaagAACCAAAGGGTTGTTTCATTTGTTGAAATGTATTTTGAAAGTGTGAAGAGTATTGTGGATGGGCAccaacaaactttaaaaaaaaaaaagaactttattgaaatattttatgttttatgataATAGGGTTAAAAGGAAATGTATTATGGATTAAAAAAGccttgcttttatattatcattttctTGTCATAGGCATCGTCATGATACATTTTCTCGTTACATTGTCAACACACACAAGCTTATCACCAGTGATTAAAAGACGAGATTTTGAGCTGCttagatattttaattattagtgatttatttaattttctttttttttaggtgctcTTTACAGTCTTTTCACAGTGCACCGCAGAATAgaatttaaccaggaagttaaCGGCTCCTTCCTTATTAATGATGCATATATATGGCCAGGGTTGGCTTCAAACCACAGCCCTCCAGTTCTGAAGGCAAAACTCAAACCACAGCAAGGCTGTTTTAGAATAAGAAATAGTGTTTGTAATAATCGTGCTACTATTGTTTTAATCTACTCAAAATTATTGGATTTACATGATCAAGATATTCAACATTTGTTTATGAGTTTTCAAtcacaaaaagtttatttaatttttgataccTGATACACTtgataaataatgttgttaaatagaaaaaaaaatttttttccatcattcaatttttgtattttactgatGATATTGTTAAGTCTGATGAAACTTCATGAAAACGGCAAAATATTCATGAAAAGGATAAAAACTCGCAAATTTTAGAAAAGGCTGTAGAAAAGGATGTTGCGGTTTAACACACCAGTCAAAAATATTGAATCCTTATAaagaacttatatttttttaaaaaaattttatgtagtaGTAATGTATACATCGACTAGTAATGCATACGACGCTAGGGGGCACGTGCcccccactttttttttcttttttttttagagaaaattcTGGAtattgagtgtttttttttccaaaatagaCGATTCGAAACCCGTGTCGTTGGCTATGATAAAAAGGATATGtttaagtgaatttttttagcgcaactaaaaaattaaaaaaacgatatttttatatatcgttttagataaattaaattaagttaaattactTAAGTTTAGGTATAGAATTTTGCTTCATAGTTGAGGTattatttttggtataaaatgaTGTTGATGTTATACAAGGATAAaacattaactaaaaacaacaacatttaaaaaaagttttaagttacATATTAAATTTCTAACCAGTCGTATTtctgaaaatatatcaaagggcaaaaaaaattagtttcttaaagtttaaaatctgCTTTTTCGATTTATTATGAATgttattactaatttaaatgTGGTAAACACAAAATTTGAGCAGCTTGTTATACTTTATTTGAAAGTCTATTTTATAATGCCAAAAtaccatttaattaaaaatctggTCTTCAAATTGCTAGagattattgtaaatatatgtaaaataacgAGGTTCCTTAATATAACATGCAGTTTTAATAAGTAGCAAGATTTATAGTATAACTAAAAAACATTATGAGCATTAATGATGTTTGACATTTGCAAACATTAATGATGTTtgattttaagttgttttttattttttaatcttgatttttttaattttaatttaaagatcttgtgatttttatttatttgacgTCATCATGTAAatgaaaatcataagaaaatcatgtaagaaaaaaagatattgaaaaaaatctattatttcatattgattataaacaatttaataaaacaaaaccattttattgTTGAGCATTTAAAGAACTGAAGGAGAACTAGGTCAAAATTGCACTGAGACAAAATTGTTGTAAAagacaaaaatatcttttatgttgcatagctttattaaaatattgcatAGTATTCTTAACAGTCAAGAATGGatggtttataaaaaatttaaagcacgTTACAAAAATTTCCTGTCAAATGTAAAAGGCTTAAGAATAAAGCTCAAAAAAGAGGAATGAACATTCAGAAAAAAGAGGAATGAACattcagaaaaaaaaggaaTGAACATTCAGAAAAAAGAGGAATGAACATCCAGAAAAAAGAGGAATGAACATTCAGAAAAAAGAGGAatgaatattcaaaaaaaactttcagtaaCTAATAAAGCACCTAATGAACTTGATGAAGATCTTCCACCACTTTTACAAAGAGTAATTTACCCAATGATccacaaaatgaaaaattgatatcataacaaataaaacaaacaaacaaaaaatttcattgaaaatcACATTTCAAACAGACCTATCAATCTTTAGattactgaactattaaatataaattaaaaagctaaGCTCCACTTTTTAGTGtggtaaaaaatgaaatttttttgcaaatgtttttgcttaattttatttttgactttttagtCTTTACATTGAGTTCGTCATGAGTTTCTGcagcatatttttttaagcttcaCAAGGTTTACTTAATTGAAGAGCTTCgtgctaaaagtaaaaaaaacttaagtcacaaaataaatgtttttataaaatctactttgatcagccattttaaattctttttttaaagtgttataTCTCtgataaaagtaaagttaataaaactaaagcTGTTTGTAAACACTGCAAAGCTCAATTTTCTTACCATCTGAGTACTTTGAGTTTAAAGTCACTTAAATGCAATGCATAACGTTGATGCCAGCAAATCACCCACCCAAACAAACAGAGAAGGAAGGCTTCTGCAGACTACATTGGATGCAGCACGTGGAAGAACTATAGAGAACCAAGAGAAAGACAAGAAAACTAATCCCATTGAAAAGTGGGTAGCTACAAACTGCCGACCAATTAGTATTGTGGAAGATGTTGGTCTAAAGAATAAGCCTCCGCCAAGACGCAATAAAAATACATGAGTTGTATGAAAAAGAGGGGATTATAAAGGAAACAGTGTTACAACATACACAAATTGTTGCCTTCACTAGAGACTTCTGGACATTGCTGGGTAACCATAACTACCTTGGAGTTACTGTATATTACATTGACGAACAATGGAAACTGCATTCACATGCTCTGACAGTAATGAACacataataaagatattttgttgAAACATTCGCAGAACATTTTGTTCGTGTTGCACAATAGTgggacattttaaataaaatcaacacACTAAGCACATATAGTGCAAGAAATATGGTCGTTGCTGCCATACATTAGTCTTTTAAATGTGTTTCCTGTGTCGCCTCTGCTCTGTGACTGCGTCACAGTCTCCAGTGTTTTGTCACAACAGTGCTTTTTCTTCACAACAGTGCGTTTGACGGTACCCTTACCAAATACAGAAAAGTGGTGGACCATTTTAAATACAGTCCAGCAAGTGCtgcagaattagaaaaaattttttgagattgAACAAAATGTTGCTTATACAAGACATTCCAACCAGATGGAATTCGACTCTGGACTTGATAAAAAGTGTTAGCAGAAACAAACAGCCACTGAACAATGTCTTCACCACACACAACACGAAAATTGCTATGCCAAAATCAGCTGAAATTGACAGTTTGCAGAAATTGGAAAAACTATTGGAGTCTTGCAGGTATATTTTACGTCATATTTTCTCACCGACTGGTTTGATTGCATGAAAGGTTTAATGTGTCTGTATGTGTGTTTAAGCATTAATATGAGAACATTGTTTTGGGTGTATAAGTGAATGCAAAATATTTGATGGGTTTGATTTTTTGCAGGTATGTGACTGCAAATGGTCATGGAGCAGAGTATTCTTGCAGATGAACCTGTAGAAGCAACAAAACCAAAGAGAAAGTTTGCTCTATTGTTTGCTTCATTAGAGTCTGATTCTGAACACGAGGAAGACTCAATTGAGAACGGTGTACGTCGATACAGAGCAGAGCCCACCATCAGTACAAAGGCCTGTTTATTACAGTGGTGGTCCAAAcatgcaaaaattattttgatcagTTGAATGAAAGATCATGAATATGTTATCAATGAGCGTTTTTGATGTAGCCGTTATGCGTGGTGGTAAACTTATAAAAGGGCTTAATAAGTTAAAGAATCAGAAACAGGATTAGATTCATTGTGACTTAATAGATCCATATTAAAATCACCCattagagaaatttttttttcgttactttttttttgaagtagtGGAGTTAAGTGAGAAATAAATTCGTGTTGATTCATTGAGGGATGacaataaatgcaaaaaatatgaTAACTTGCATTAAGTACGTTGAGTAGATCAATAAAAACAGTAtgttgtttttgcttttttaaaaaattctgagaTTTTTAAACAGACTGAATAATTGCGtgctttgaaatatttttgaaagttgaaatattttctttaagac
This genomic interval from Hydra vulgaris chromosome 01, alternate assembly HydraT2T_AEP contains the following:
- the LOC100207548 gene encoding dnaJ homolog subfamily C member 21, with translation MKCHYDVLCVERNADDTEIKKAYRKLALQLHPDKHVDESEKYTQLFREVQAAYEVLSDKQERAWYDKHRESILKGSEDVVDDDVDLMQYFNPSVYSGYDDGATGFYTVFRDAFRKIAEEDEPYLEGDISDYNVPDFGNSLSDYDDVVKLFYSYWLGYCTKKSYVWKEKYDLRQAPNRPTQRLMEKENKKARDACKKKRNEDVRALVSFVRKRDRRVQAYIKDLEKKQEEQKNNLLKKMEEDKRNRNKILNDYKEQDWMAFDESKLDDIDSHFDNHFGMAKQSNSEVINSTGEDEIEAFYCIACEKTFKSEKALSNHEKSKKHKENVQLIKNEMADSLTSEESEVDNLTNDIHKMNVKDSEECDVDGDSPYFRLNSLSLPANVVKLNVVERKLSREKNGPKLSHENSECESEVLKSNTSDPIKNRQRNISENDINDDDIDEIEWIARMASYTGNSFINPINFTEKNKNFGTETDAAAKAYLGISSITDSIKISKSQRQSKSNRKKKREKLPNEKDGEDGKHDSVFLVEVNGENLLETEGNPHNDGSLKSHSLDSLRYNKDKIEHRGKNKLLQKSLSEEAESQVVKLKNTDSTKKDKNKNGEDDEVNDTLKCQTCKKDFPTRNKLFNHIKEEGHELLKVNVKRKKNKRKE